The DNA region TGAGTAATTCTAATTTATTAGATGCATCAAAATTAATTATATAGCCTAATAATACAGGCACAGCTACCAATAACAAAAGATATTTTTTAAAAATCTCTTTTAGCTGAATTATTGATTTCTTTAATTCAATCATACTTTTTTACCTCTATTTATTTATAAAATATTGTATCTTTTTATTTTATGGTTATACTCTCTTAAAACAAAAGAAATACGTATATTTATTTATATATACTATTTTTTATTAAATAATTTTTGATATTACGCTCTATCCTATCTAAAATATTGCTAGTATCGGATTTTACAAATGTTTCACCTGTAATATTTTCATAAAGTTCTACATACCTATCTGAGATTTCTAATACTTTTTCATCTGTCATTTCGGGTACGACCTGACCTTCTAGCCCTTGAAATTCATTAGCAATTAACCATTGTCTTACAAACTCTTTTGACAACTGTTTTTGAGCTTCGCCCTTAAGTTGTCTTTCCTTATAACCTTCTGCATAAAAATAGCGTGATGAGTCTGGTGTATGTATTTCATCTATCAGCACAATTTTACCATCTTTGGTTTTACCAAATTCATATTTTGTATCCACTAAGATTAATCCTCGTTCTGCCGCAATTTTAGTACCTTGTTCAAATAGTGCTTTGGTATATTCTTCTAAAATGTTATAATCCTCTTCACTTACAATACCTCTTGAAATAATATCACTTTTAGAAATATCTTCGTCATGCTCTCCTTCTTCTGCTTTAGTGGCAGGTGTTATAATAGCTTCAGGAAATTTATCATTTTCTTTCATCCCGTCAGGCATTGAAACACCACAGAGCATTCTTTTGCCTAATTTATACTCCCTTGCTGCATGACCGGATAAATATCCTCTAATTACCATTTCTATCTTAAACGGTGTACATAAATGACCAATGGCAACATTAGGATCTGGTGTGGCCAATAGCCAATTAGGGACTATATCTGCGGTAGCATCCATCATTTTAGTAGCTATTTGATTTAATATTTGTCCTTTAAATGGTATTTGTTTGGGCAACACCACATCAAATGCAGAAAGTCTATCGGTAGCTATCATTACTAAAAGTTTATCGTCTATATTATAAACTTCACGCACTTTACCCCGATAAACCGATTTTTGATTTGGAAAATTAAAATTTGTATAGTTAATAGTGTTATTAGACATTTGGCACTAAATTTTAGGATTTAATTCTGTATTCTCTGATTATGATAAATCAGTATTCTTTATTCCGTTTCTATACCTTTATACGCAGTTATAATATCCTTGACCAACCGATGTCTTATAACATCTTTATCATCAAGGTATATCATACTTATACCTTTAATATCTTTTAAGGCCAATAGCGATTCCTTTAAGCCAGATACTTGTCGTTTTGGCAAATCAATCTGCCCAGGATCTCCAGTAATTATAAATTTGGCATTTTTACCCATTCTGGTCAAAAACATTTTCATTTGAGCGTGTGTCGTATTTTGAGCCTCATCTAATATTACAAAAGCATTGTCTAGTGTTCTGCCACGCATAAAGGCCAAAGGTGCAATCTGAATGATACCACTCAATATGTAGGTTTCTAATTTTTCGTAAGGAATCATATCTCTTAAGGCATCGTAAAGTGGTTGCATGTACGGATCTAATTTTTCCTTTAAATCACCTGGCAAAAAACCCAAATTCTCACCAGATTCTACAGCAGGTCTGGTTAAAATGATACGCTTTACCTCTCTGTTTTTTAAGGCACTAACTGCAAGTGCAACTGCGGTATAGGTTTTTCCAGTTCCAGCAGGGCCAACAGCAAAAAGCATATCGTTTTTTTGCATATCTGTAACCATTTTACGCTGATTCTCCGTTTGAGCTTTAATCAACTTACCTCCAACGCCATGTACCAAAACATCGTCGTTTTTTTTACTATTTTTTTGCGAAGTGCCGTTAGAAGTCAATAACTGTTCAATACTGTTTTCGTCTAGTTTATTGTATTTATTAAAGTAATTGATAAGCATTTCAAGACGTTTTTCAAATTCGTCAAGTATTTCTTTTTCACCATAAATTTTAATTTTATTCCCTCGGGCAACGATTTTAATTTTTGGAAAGTACTTCTTTAGTTGCTCAATATTTGTGTTATGAGTTCCAAAAAAATCTTTGGGACTAATTTCTGTTAATTCAATAATTCTTTCGTTCAAATTATAACTATTTTTTAATTATTAAAACTGCTTAAAAATATTATGGTAATCAACTAGATATTGATTAGTTTTGCAATACAAATTTAATAATTAAAAAGCTTATTAATTACGCTCTTATTGAATAAGTAATCAACAAATGTCTTTAATAACATTAACTACTGATTTTGGAACAAAAGACCATTTTATTGGTGCTATAAAAGGTGCTATATACAGTGAGCTTAACAATGCCAAAGTTGTTGATATATCACACCAAATTACCCCATTTAATATTACCGAAACCGCATATATTTTAAAAAATGCATATAAAAATTTTCCAAAAGGTAGCATACATATAATAGATGTTGATTCTGAGCTGAGTGTTGAAAACAAACATATTGCCATTGCCTTGGACGGCCATTACTTTATTTGTGCCGATAACGGTATTATCTCGATGATAGCATCCGAAATAAAACCCGATAAAATCATAGAGATAACCATACACAGCACCTTGACCAGTTACTCTGCGTTTGTGAAGGTGGCTTGCCATATTGCCAGGGGCGGTACGCTGGACGTAGTTGGCAGGGCTACCGATGAGTACAAACAATTAAATGAAGTACATCCATATATTAATAAAGAGCAAAATCAAATTGTTGGTACTATTATTTATATAGATAATTACGGAAATGTAATTTGTAATATCACTAAAAAATTATTTAATGACGTTGGCAAGGGCCGACCTTATGAGGTTAGTGCAAGGCATTATACTTTTAATAAGATAGTTAATAAGTACAATGAGATCGTAAACTTTGATTTACCGCAGGAGAAGAGGCAATATGATGGCGAAAAATTAGCATTATTCAATGCTTCCGATTACCTAGAAATTGCAATCTATAAAAGTAATTTAAAATCCGTTGGTGGTGCTTCTACCCTATTAGGCTTGGGTTACAGAGACTCAATAACCCTTAGATTTTTATAAAATGTTAATAAGAATAGTAAAAATGAGTTTTGAGCCTGAAAAAATTCAAGATTTCTTAAGTACTTTTAACGCCCATAAAGTAAAAATTAAAAATTTTAAAGGGTGTACCCATTTAGAACTGTTCCAAGATAAAGATAATGCTAATGTTTTTTTTACGTATAGCCATTGGAAAGATGAACAAAGCCTAGAGAATTATAGAGATTCTGATTTATTTAAAAATGTCTGGGCTAAAACCAAAACATTATTTAATGATAGACCAGAAGCGTGGAGTGTTAACAGGCTTGAAACTATTGAATAATTTATGATATCCATTTTTAAAAAAGAACTCAACTCATTTTTTGCCTCGCCCATAGGGTATTTGGTAATTGCTGTGTTTTTAGTCATTAATGGTCTATTTTTATGGGTTTTTAATGGTGATTTTAATATACTTAACGCTGGTTTTGCAGATTTAAACAGTTTCTTTTTTATAGCCCCATGGTTTTTCTTGTTTTTGATACCCGCTATTACCATGCGGACATTTTCCGATGAATTCAGACTAGGTACTATAGAAATTTTAAAAACCAAACCCATCAGTAAATGGCAAATTGTATTGGGCAAGTTTTTTGGGGCGTTAGTATTGATTATCTTAGCACTGTTACCAACTCTTATTTATGTTTTTAGCATCTTAAAATTAGGTAATCCGCCCAATAATTTAGATATTGGAAGTACTTTAGGTTCTTATATTGGTTTGTTGTTCATAGCCGGAGCATATACGTCAATCGGTATTTTTACTTCTACATTTTCCAACAATCAAATTGTGGCTTTTATTATTGCTATCGTAATTTCCTTTTTTATTTTTTATGGTTTTGAAGCCTTAGCTGACATGAACATTTCTGAGTCTCTGAGAAGTTTTGGCATGTTCGATCATTTTAAAAGTATCAGTCGCGGTGTAATTGACACCAGAGATATTGTTTATTTTCTGTCTGTTACCATTTTCTTTTTGTTTCTAACCCGTTTAAAATTAGATGCAGAATGAAAAATAATATCCCAAAAATAATTGTATTGATTATTGGTTTATTTCTAATCAATTTTTTAGCAAATAAATTTTACAAACGACTAGATCTAACTCAAGACAAACGCTATACCTTGTCTGAAACAACCGTCGATATAGTTGATAACTTGGAAGAAAATGCCATTATAAAAGTATATTTAGAAGGCGATTTCCCCTCAGAATTTAAACGCTTGCAAAATGAGACCAGACAACATTTAGAAGAATTGTACACTGTTAACGATGGCATAAAATACAGATTTATAGATCCACTGGATACTGCTGAGGAATTAGTTAAACAGGGTTTACAACCCAGCCGGTTATCGGTTCAAGAAGATGGTAAACTTTCAGAAGCTGTTATTTTTCCTTGGGCTGCTATAACCTACAAGGGTAAAACTGAAAATATAAATTTACTAGCTGAAGTTACAGCTGATAGTCAAGAAGAACAGCTTCAAAGCTCTATTGAAAATTTAGAATTTGCCTTTACAGATGCTATTTATAAAGTTTCATCTGAGGAAAATCAAACTATTGCAATCTTAAAAGGAAATGGTGAGTTAGACGACATATATCTTACCAGCTTTTTAAATCAATTGAACCAATATTACAAGTTGGCTCCTTTTACACTAGATTCGGTAGCTAAGCAACCTCAAAAAACGTTAGAGCAACTCACAAATTACGATTTAACCATTATTGCAAAACCTCAAGAGAAATTTACCGAAGAAGAAAAATTCACGTTAGATCAATACATTACAAACGGTGGTAAAACCTTGTGGTTAATAGACAATGTTACTGCTGAACTGGATAGTTTAATGGGTACGGGTCAAAGTTTAGCATTTAATAAAGATTTAAACTTAACCGATTTATTATTTAGCTATGGTGTTAGAATCAATTACGATTTGATTAGAGATGCCTACAGCTCAACAATAAAATTGGCTGATGGTAATGTAGGCAGTAATACCCAGTTCAATGATTATATTTGGCATTATTATCCATTTGTAACATCAAAAAACGACCATCCTATTACAAAAGGCGTTGATCCCGTTAATTTAAAATTTGCCAATACTATTGATACGTTAAAAAACCCTGTAGATAAAACCATTCTTTTGCAAAGCTCTGAATTTTCAAAATCGATTGGCACACCCGTTATTGTATCGTTGGAAGATATTGCCAAAAAACCCGAGAAAAAAGATTACAATAGGGGTTTTCAAACCTTGGGTGTACTTTTGGAGGGTAAATTCACATCCGCCTATGCCGATCGAGTAAAACCTTTTGAAACACCTATTTTCAAAGAGCAAAGCAATTCCAATAAAATGGTCGTTATTGCCGATGGTGATATTATTGCCAATGAAGTTGTAAAAGGGCAACCTATTGAATTAGGGGTTGATAAATATACAGGTGTACGCTACGGTAATTCAGAATTTTTAATGAATACCATTAATTATTTATTAGATGATTCTGGCTTATTGGAACTGAGAAATAAGCAAATCCAACTTCAATTTTTAGACAAGGAAAAGGCCTATGAAGAACGGGCTTTTTGGCAACTGACAAATGTAATTCTACCTTTAATAATCTTATTGCTTTTTGGTGTA from Aureibaculum sp. 2308TA14-22 includes:
- the gldF gene encoding gliding motility-associated ABC transporter permease subunit GldF; this encodes MISIFKKELNSFFASPIGYLVIAVFLVINGLFLWVFNGDFNILNAGFADLNSFFFIAPWFFLFLIPAITMRTFSDEFRLGTIEILKTKPISKWQIVLGKFFGALVLIILALLPTLIYVFSILKLGNPPNNLDIGSTLGSYIGLLFIAGAYTSIGIFTSTFSNNQIVAFIIAIVISFFIFYGFEALADMNISESLRSFGMFDHFKSISRGVIDTRDIVYFLSVTIFFLFLTRLKLDAE
- the gldG gene encoding gliding motility-associated ABC transporter substrate-binding protein GldG; the protein is MKNNIPKIIVLIIGLFLINFLANKFYKRLDLTQDKRYTLSETTVDIVDNLEENAIIKVYLEGDFPSEFKRLQNETRQHLEELYTVNDGIKYRFIDPLDTAEELVKQGLQPSRLSVQEDGKLSEAVIFPWAAITYKGKTENINLLAEVTADSQEEQLQSSIENLEFAFTDAIYKVSSEENQTIAILKGNGELDDIYLTSFLNQLNQYYKLAPFTLDSVAKQPQKTLEQLTNYDLTIIAKPQEKFTEEEKFTLDQYITNGGKTLWLIDNVTAELDSLMGTGQSLAFNKDLNLTDLLFSYGVRINYDLIRDAYSSTIKLADGNVGSNTQFNDYIWHYYPFVTSKNDHPITKGVDPVNLKFANTIDTLKNPVDKTILLQSSEFSKSIGTPVIVSLEDIAKKPEKKDYNRGFQTLGVLLEGKFTSAYADRVKPFETPIFKEQSNSNKMVVIADGDIIANEVVKGQPIELGVDKYTGVRYGNSEFLMNTINYLLDDSGLLELRNKQIQLQFLDKEKAYEERAFWQLTNVILPLIILLLFGVVFTLIRKRKFS
- a CDS encoding PhoH family protein, coding for MNERIIELTEISPKDFFGTHNTNIEQLKKYFPKIKIVARGNKIKIYGEKEILDEFEKRLEMLINYFNKYNKLDENSIEQLLTSNGTSQKNSKKNDDVLVHGVGGKLIKAQTENQRKMVTDMQKNDMLFAVGPAGTGKTYTAVALAVSALKNREVKRIILTRPAVESGENLGFLPGDLKEKLDPYMQPLYDALRDMIPYEKLETYILSGIIQIAPLAFMRGRTLDNAFVILDEAQNTTHAQMKMFLTRMGKNAKFIITGDPGQIDLPKRQVSGLKESLLALKDIKGISMIYLDDKDVIRHRLVKDIITAYKGIETE
- a CDS encoding phosphoribosylaminoimidazolesuccinocarboxamide synthase; translation: MSNNTINYTNFNFPNQKSVYRGKVREVYNIDDKLLVMIATDRLSAFDVVLPKQIPFKGQILNQIATKMMDATADIVPNWLLATPDPNVAIGHLCTPFKIEMVIRGYLSGHAAREYKLGKRMLCGVSMPDGMKENDKFPEAIITPATKAEEGEHDEDISKSDIISRGIVSEEDYNILEEYTKALFEQGTKIAAERGLILVDTKYEFGKTKDGKIVLIDEIHTPDSSRYFYAEGYKERQLKGEAQKQLSKEFVRQWLIANEFQGLEGQVVPEMTDEKVLEISDRYVELYENITGETFVKSDTSNILDRIERNIKNYLIKNSIYK
- a CDS encoding putative quinol monooxygenase, with the protein product MLIRIVKMSFEPEKIQDFLSTFNAHKVKIKNFKGCTHLELFQDKDNANVFFTYSHWKDEQSLENYRDSDLFKNVWAKTKTLFNDRPEAWSVNRLETIE
- a CDS encoding SAM hydrolase/SAM-dependent halogenase family protein, which encodes MSLITLTTDFGTKDHFIGAIKGAIYSELNNAKVVDISHQITPFNITETAYILKNAYKNFPKGSIHIIDVDSELSVENKHIAIALDGHYFICADNGIISMIASEIKPDKIIEITIHSTLTSYSAFVKVACHIARGGTLDVVGRATDEYKQLNEVHPYINKEQNQIVGTIIYIDNYGNVICNITKKLFNDVGKGRPYEVSARHYTFNKIVNKYNEIVNFDLPQEKRQYDGEKLALFNASDYLEIAIYKSNLKSVGGASTLLGLGYRDSITLRFL